tctttctaaAGACCCTAATTTTGCATCTCATCTTTTTTAGGGAATACTCGGGTATTTTAGATGAGAGAACACTATCGATTTGAGTTGCATATTGATAGGTTCCATCATATCTTGTTTTAGTTGTTGGATATTTTCCTCTATGAGCTTAGATGATTTGGTGTTAGGTTCCTTGAAGAGTGTTTCTGGCGCAGTGTTGGCTACATTTTTCAAGTAATTGACTTCTTCTACCACATCCTTCGTTTCCTCATCCAGTTCATCTATCAAGCTTTCCTTTTTTTTGAACTCATGTATCTCACGTGGGGTCAGGCTATAGAACTCTTCAATTAAAGAACATTCTTCCATGTCTCATGAAAATTTCAAAGCTTATAACACATTAAAAGTGATCTATTGGCCGTTGGCTCTCGTCGTCATCTCTCTTTTCTGCACATCGATTATTGTTCGTTCTGTTGCTAGGAAATGGGTGCCCTAGGTTTATAGGCACTTTTCTATTTGCTTCACAATCTAGAATTATGAAGTCTAAAGGAAATATAAGCTTGTCTACTTTCACCAATACATCTTCGATCTTCCCTATTGGCTTGGTGGTTGATCTGTTAGCCAACTAAAGAGTTACTGTGCTTGGCTTTACGTCCTAAATTCCTAACTGAGTGAAAACTGAATATGACATTAGATTAATGCTTGCTCCTAAATCGCAAAGTGCTCTTCCAAAACTCGGTCCTCTAATTGAACATGAGATTGTAAAATTTCCTAGATCTTTCAGTTTTAGAGGGATGTTGCTGCTGACCATAGCATTGGAACACTTAGTTAGTGCAACTGTTTCATATCAGTCAACTTCCTCTTTTTTGATAGGATATCCTTTAAGAACTTTAAATAGTTGGGCATTTCTTCTAATGCCTCAACTAATGGAATGTTTATGTGTAGTTGTTTCAAAACATCCAAAAATTTATTGAACTAAGAGTTCTAGTTCTTCTTCGTTGTCTCTTGGAAAATGGTATGGGTGGTTTATATATTGGCATTGTATTCTTTTCCTTTGCATCAATGGATATCTTTCTTTCATCCATCTTTTTGTCTTTTTGACCATCTTTCATCTCTTCTCCAGCTGGTGGAGTAATTTCTTTCTTAGACCTGACATCCATTGATATTTTCTCTTGGCATTCTTTGTGTTCTCCAGGCATCTTTGGTCCTTCATACTAAAGCTCACTTCTTAATGTAACACCCTTATGTTAATTTATTCCATTCGTCTCAGAGCTTCTATGCTGCTGGGCAAAGTTCTTGGAGGTTTTGCACCTATAAATTACGTAAAGCTGCATAATTTCTGGTCATATAATCATTCAATAGATCTACCATTGTAGGACTCTTTTCAGGGGGAGGTGTTGGCGGCTTATCTCGTGGTTGTTATTGCGCTGCTTGCGGGAATCCTGGTGGAGCCGTTCTTGcctgttgctatgatgtatttaCACTGTTTAGACTTTGCCCCTGGAAAATTCGGGTGTGATCTCCATCCTGTGCAAGTATTGGAATAAGGATCCCAATGCTATTACGCCTACTGGTAATCTACATAACACACCGAATAGGGGTTATACATATATTCACTAGATAAATGATTAGCAATACAGAATTTACAAGTTTGAGTTTGAGAATTAGCTTGGACAACTGCCAATTTTTATGGTCCCAACATAAGAGTTTGAATCATATTTTCTATGGTTGTTATGACTCATGGATGCAAGTGTATCCACTTCTTGTATTTCAGCTACGGTTTTTGTGATTAAGTGTTTTCTACGTCTCCCAAATTTTGGTTATTATTCACAATCATATCCATAATTTCTTGAGCTTCGTTTACAAACTTTTTGAGCAAAGATCCTCCCTTAGATGCATTTACCATTATCTTTGAAGCTTTATTCAACACATTATAAAACTACTCCATCACGATGCATGCTGTAAGTCCTTGATGTATGCATTTCTCACCAACTTATGGAATCTAATCCATGCTCCATCAACAAATTCAGATGGAGATTGCCTAAATGCAATGATGTCTCCTTTGTATTTGGCGTTCTTGTCAAGAAGGAAGTATTTTCCTAGAAACTTATCTAGGAGGTCATCCCATGTGGTAATGGAGTTAGGAGGCAATGAGTCAAGCCACACTTCTGTATCTCCCTGCAAAGAATAGGGAAATAGCTTAAGTCTCAATGCATCTTTAGAAACACCATTAACTTTGAAAGTACGACAAATTCTCATAAAAAATGTTTTAGATGTTTATGGGTCGGGTCTTCATTGGATAACCCAACAAATTGACCAAATGAGTTTAACATTTGAAACATCAAAGGTTTCGTTTCAAATGTGGGAGCATCAATCGGTGGATCTAGAATGCTAATGTCTAAGGTTTGAAATGCAGAAGCTACATAATCCCTAATGGCTTTGTCTCTATCTTCTATGATGAAGATAGGATTTTGGGGGTTAAGTTGTTATGGTGGACGTTGGTCGCCATTCTGTTGAACTCCATTCATGGGAGGAATAGAAGGATCGTTTCCAAGAGGGAGATCCATTTAAATTTATCGCACAAATATGGCTTTAGCAAGACTCTCTTGCGTGCTCAACTCCTTTTACTCATGACGCTTCCACCTTTGTTATTGTCTCTGATGGCAAAAGGTCATTTCTATTTCAGGATTTGGTTAAAAAAGGTTGGGCCTTCTTCTCATGCACCAACTCCTCCTCCAAAAACAAACAGGAACAAAAAGGAGTTAGATTTTTCTTGAAACAAAGTCAATGCAGTCGCATTGATTAGTCATggttaacaataaactaaaaattctGCTAGTTCCTGCAACAAGGCCAAGAACTTGATCGACCAAATGtatattaattaagttaattaaaaaaattagtttttaattaattagttattcgGGAGGGAGTTTTTTTGATAACCCTCCTATTATTCTCTCATTGAACATATGTGAgtggaaggaggaagagagagatCCTTTTATTTGATCTGCAGTTGTTGTTTGAGGAGAGATAAAACACTCAATCTCACATAACTCTTTCTGCATTTTACTCTCAAACAAAACATTTCCCTCTTCCTTCCAAATTATTGCTAAAACCCGCATAATCTCCGTAATTCTCTACCCTTCGAGAATATTGAGGACTCCGTGTGGTAGTGCCCAGTTTTTTGGTTGTTGCTGTGATCGTGAGATcaagaggaaaagaagattGAACAAACTGTTTGTAACCGGAAAGGATTTCATGAAAAATTCGGTCTTCAAGGGTGAGTGTTCTTCATCTCCCTtagttttcacttttttttcctGAGATATGCATGTTTAATTAATCATGTGAATCCTATTTTCATCCTCTATATGAATTAAatgttctataaaataaaattgggagATCGATCCTTCTGCAATGGGTATTCACATATCCTTTCAAGAGGAACTTTTGTCCTTGGGGCTATAACTTGAGACACTAAGAAGAGACCCAAGGGGCTACTGTAAAATGACAGAAACTATGAATGATAGTGATGAAATCGGCCAATGAAGAGTTGTATATGAAATGAAGGGCTTCCTTTTATAGGCACGAAAGTAGTTTGGGATGGTTGAAATTTGTGTTCTAAACGATTCCCAGGTGAAATCGAAGCTTTCTGACTAAATAAAATGTGAAAATCGCAACTTCGTTTGACTGgattgattttggaattttagGACTCACAAATGCAGATGCATCACTTCATTGATGCATCCTTCATAAACGACAAAAACCCTGCCAAAATTAGCAAATAACATCTCTTAAGTGAAACTATCCCCTAGTGAGCTCATTTTAATAGATTGTGACTAAATTAGAGGAAAACTCAGGCATGAATCCATTTTCAAAGTAAAGGTACACAAATAAGAGCTTAAAAACATGCATTAATGACATGTATCATTATAATATCGGGAAAATGAACTCTACGCCTAAGCTAGAATAAGTACCATAGCTCCTCATCGACATCATTATCAACGAGGTAGAGTTTGGATACGTCAAAGATCaaaaagaggaggaagagtggagagaaatctaataaaaaacGCATGGGATTAGATAGGGGGAGAAGAAGTGACTTAAAATCAAGTAaaagttaatatatataaatgtcGGAGCATCACAACTTTAGCGCAGAGCACCGCGACGCTGATGGGAATCAACACGTAGGAGGACATCGGAACTCCTTGATGTTGTGCGGTTTGCACAAAAATCGTAGTTCCCTGCCTTATAGACGAGCATAGCGCCTAGCTGGGCGCTGTAGCTCCCCGCCTTGCTGACGACATAGCACTTAGTTGGGCACCGCTAAGTCATCTTTAGGggtaatttcattattttggcATTCTTTTTCCCAGTTGGTACAATTAAGCTCTGGTTTGATCTATTTTAGCTCCATTTTAACACTAATATCCTGTTCTACCCTTAAGGTGCTCAAAACCTACAAAGTAATCaattaaacacataaaataCAGGAAGAATCTTGAGTAAAATGGAATATAATAACACATTTTAAGTGCTATCAGTACACAAGCAAAGTAAAAAGTatatgaaaagagagaaaacatCAGCTCCCGAACTCAAGACTACGTTTACCCTTTTGCGATCACaagtttgtttctttttttaaacaCATGTTAGTCAATTGGATAAGTGAATCAATCCTACCATAAAAGttaggtttatatatatatatatatatatttcaaataatttgaaagtttgaaaaagAACCTAAGATGGGTGTAGTTCTAAATCAAtggatttaaaataaatctagAGCAtttgaagagtttttttttttttttttattattattatttttttattttcttataatatattattcatCTTGAGGTTCAAATACCTTTTTTCATAGCTgactatttatttaaaattttgaatcaatGAAATCCTTCTAAATTGTGTaaagtgtgaactcttagaaaactttatttttacaataacTCTATCAAACGACTCAAGGTAGGAGACAACTCAACGATAGAAAAAATGGCTCAACGTAGGTGGACACATTCATGGAAGGAGTGTAAAAAactaattcattattttttgttCAATCTCGTGGTAGGAGAAAAGTgagcaaagaaaaaaagatcaattatttaaattcctaattaaatttttatttatggtAACAACAATCGTCAATGTCACCAAATCTTATCCACTATTAAGGCGTGCAACTTTGATggtgtttcaatttaaatttttacatCAAATGTTGATAAAAATTCTCAACTTTTAGACCATTTAAATTATCAAGAAGATAATCGAGataatgaaacaaaaaaatagataacgaatattaaattttataatcaaATCAACTGATAACCAGATGTATGTTaagaaaaccctaatttcaaccgATATTGGCTCGATACCTAGTATCGGACACCCAGCAATATGGAATTACATCCATTTGAAAGCTTAGATTCTAAGCTACAAAACCAACTCCAGATCTCTCATCAAGCATTGAACAAGTTATGACCCTAGGAAGTCAAAtgaaaaacacataaaaaacTCCCAATCACCATATTCAACTTGCCCATCCATATCCAATCTCAACCCCAACTTTCAATACCCACTGTGGATAATTCTAGATCTAACGgctgaaatttaaattttcactaGGATCTCGGTCCACGTTAAAAGCTTTTAGACCAATCAGATCGCAGTAGCGTGATTCCATTCGACAATATAAACTGCTCTCAACCGTCTCTCTCttcattgaattttctctttccaaaagCCATTCCTCTCCTTCTATGTTTCTCATCATTCGGGCTCCTTATCTATTCCAATAATGTCTTCTGCTACCGATCCCATTGTCTCCTCCGACACGCCTGCCGCGCAGCTGCGGTGGCTTAGCCAGTGGAGAACGATTCGAAGCCTAAAAAAGCTGCGACCTCCAAAGCTTCCAAGGCATGAAACCATCTGGTACCAAGAAAAACAGATCTTCACCGACTCATCCTCCTTTCCTTCAGGTATGAAAAAATAATCTCTGTTTTGATCGTCAATGATTCTTCTCTCTATTTTTATGTTATGTtctaatcaaattttgaaattgttctTTCGATGATTAGCGAAGTGATCGTTTCATTGAAAGAAAGGACCAGCTCAAGTCAGTACGCCATTACGAAGTACATCGAAGAGAAGCATAAACAATTGTCTTCCAATTTCACGAAGCTTTTGCTCGTTCATCTGAAGAAACTTGTCGTCGTTGATACACTCGTTAAGGTCAATAACTCCTACAGGCTTCCATCAGCACGCTCTATTCAAGCAAAGAATGCAGCAACATCAGTCGCCGCCGCCAAGAAACCAACGAGCTCAAAACTCAAGACCGCTGCAAGCATCAAGAAAGCCGTCATTGCCAAATCGAAAGCGAAAACTTCTGCAAAACCTAAACCGAAAGCCATGGTAAAGCTGAAGATAGTCAAAAAATCCAAGATCGTGCAAAACCTAAGGTTGTTGTTGCAGCCAAGCCTAAGGCGGCAGAGAAGGTTAAGAAGGTTGCTCCGAAGCCTAAACCTGCAGCCAAGGCTGCAAAAGTCGCAAAAACGCTCTCGCGAACGTCGCCAGGAAAGAGAACTGCACCAGCGACAAAGGAAAAGAAGATAGCTGCGAAGAAGCCAAAGACTTTAAAGTCGTCGACGAGAAAAGTCCAGGCAAGGAAAGTTAAGAAATAAATTTGTGTTAGGGTTTTTTTTGTCCTGTTACTACTGGTACGTAGGGATGTAAACTAGGGGTATGAGTCGAAGGAAATCAAACTAGTGGATTTTCATGAGTAGCGGAAAGGATGATTCCAATTCCATTTCAATTGAACATAAAACAACATGCTAtacgatgatacaagggatagaggatgtgTACAACACTCGACTGTAACAAACGGACCACCAACAGCATGAACAACTTGATGCTCCTCGATCCCAATTGAGTCCAACTTGATTCACGAACAGAGTGAGGACATCATCACAatggttatcttggtattctcgggtgTGAGAATACATGAGTTATGGGTtctatatgatcttggattAAGGAATAGAGGAGGTATGCGATCGAGTAGACAATCGAATAAGTGGGAAATAAAACACTgtttatcgcatagacgatgaactcgatcgtttagtaaacacaaGCCTATTGTTTAGACTTtgctacttgatcgtgtagcaatgatcaactgaatgactatcgtatagtcaactctaaacgatcgcttagctggTTGTTTAGTCTCTTAAtgctatcacttagtaaaactcttttattTGATAGCTTACTATTCGAATGAAACaattactaaatttaggaaaacaattttcctttttatcttaaAGTTACCATAACCTCTCACTCGAttggttattagaaaaaaagaaattaattaccatataattaatatattataaataaacatgataaccaacttatcatattatatttataacttatagttttaatatttcatctcatgaaacatataaactatagttttttttttctattttatggtacttaatgtaaatcaatttacattaattcctccatttaatgtatgtcatacatcataccaattatatcatatatataattgaatttcctcttgttaattcgaacactttaaactatcccaaaatctgattctcaacttgaacccattgagctactaaggggatcttatggatccACTACAAGACTTTTGGGCTTTAATTCaattgaaaaaagtgaaaccagatgtataatgtcggttttttttttcaaaaaaagtggatatttaatgtcggtttaaaaccgacattaaagatccggttttcccttttttttccttaaaaaaaaaaacccattcccccccattttttttcatttcccgcTTTTATCCCTATCTATCCTATCTATCCCTTTTCTAAACCCTATTTTCCCCATCAGCCACCTCCTCCCTAGTCCCcccatttttgtttctttagaaaATGATATTAGGTTACATTttgtttctctctttctctctcagaTTTCAGACAAACCTTTGTAGACGGCAAAGAGAACTGAAACCGAAAGTTATCAAAAATGGCGAGCAAAAATGCCAAAAAAGCCAATCTCTTAGATCATCACTCCCTCAAATACCTACTCGATGAATCTGTTTCTGAGGTAGAGAAGTAAGAGATATGTGGAACCAACGAGAAATGGCAGAACCCATAGATAGGTCGGCAATGCCGGTCCATGTAGTACGATTTGAAATCGATTTTGCATTTTTTCGTACTCCCGATGCCATTGATAAACAAGCATAGTCGATGCTTTGAGAAGATTCCAACGatgattgaaaaaataaattgaagaaagaacAGAGAGATCGGTAGAGATATGAAGAATTTGAATCTGTTTCTGAGGTAATTCAATCTGCAATTTCATTCCCCATTTTTTAGATCTTTTTCGAGTCAATTTTAATCTAGGTTTGAGCTTTTTCTTTGCAGATTGTCACCAGCTGTAATGAAGGATTTGAATATGAAGGATTTGAATATGTTTTTGAGGTAatatgaaggatttgaatcTGTTTCTGAGGTAatatgaaggatttgaatcCGTTTCTGAGGTAATGCTATTTAGCTACATTTTAGTGTTTCGGAATATAAACCAGTTAAAAAAACCACAAAGTTCTAAGAGTTTAGGTAATGCGATACATTTTTGTTTCGTCATTCATCTGTACTTCTTAGGGGAGAGAGGAATACTAGAGCATTAGAGATTTGGAGAAAGACTTTATTGATGTTTGATTCGTTGTTAGTTCATGTCTCTCTAGAAAGTGTCAagctgaagaaaaagaagaaacacaaGAGAACAGAAAGGCCCAGGTTGGTAattcttttgacatttttttccgGCACTATTTGTTACATAAGTGTGCCATATTTAGATATTCCAATCCTGCAGATGGTAGCAAAACTGCATGGAATAATGAGACCATTTCTACTTCGAAGAATGAAATCTGATGTCGAGCTAATGCTCCCTCGGAAGAAAGAAATCATAATATATTGGTTATGATTGAATGTAGCACTGTTTTTAATGTAATTGTTATAGATAGATTCTATAACCTGTGCATAAACTTTTcttgttttcataaatattatttatatatgtagATATATATCTCCGTCCAAatccctctcgctctcgctcataaaGGCCAAATCCTAgcctctcgctcttgctcttaCTCGTCCCTCTACTCTCACTACTCTCGCTACTCTCACTCTCACTACTCTCACTCTCGCTACTTTCGCTCTCGCTTTCGCTACTCTCGCTAATAGTCTCTATAGCGCAGCCCTCTCGCTGTCGCTCTTCCCTCCACTCTCGCTCACGCTCATACCTCCACTCTTGCTCAtacctccactctcgctctcgcacATAAAGTCCCCTCTCGCTCGCCTTACCCCGACCTCcgccccgttgccaaccctagaGGAAACTGATCCATTCATTCTGTTTATATTTACTTGGCTAAACTTGTTTCATATAATCAGATTATGCATTCATTCTGTTGAATGTAGATTATTTTTGCAATCTGACAGAAGCTGGTTATCTTGATTGTGTTACTGTTACATATGAGTTGGCACTTCTGTTTTCTGTATTTTGATCACATTATAGCACGTTTCAATGTGTGTGACAGATTGAAGTTTTATTAACATTTGGCCTTTCATATGATTATATAAATGTGGTTAtggttataatattaatttttctccttGGATCAGAGTCTGCCTGGGGTTAAATTCTTAATCTCAGGCACATTACTTGTTAAGTTGAagttaaattctaaatcttTCCAATTCTTCTGTAGTTGCTGGATGagctaaagaagaagaatccTGATAATGAAGTCCATTTCAACAACGTATATTACATCTCTTAATCTCTCAAACCCTCCTAAATTTGTAGACAAATAAAATTGTGTTGCCCTTataaaatcataatctttgtattacttgtaatttgtgttttcaaggcttgaattattgtacgccttttaaattataattctatagcagaatttgtggattaaacgTAATAGATTTACAACCCATATATGAATAATGTCATAGCCATagtgttcgatgatgatgtgtcatgttataattttttatcgaaaaaatggatttggcaagggaactttaaaaaacggacaataattgataaaacggacagattcgggcttcaatgtcggttaagaataataataaaaaaaagactttaatgtcggttggatattaaagacctttaatgtcggttgcaactgacaagttttaatcactaaagaccaaccgacattgaagattgtgttattggtgttattgaagccctttaatgttggtttaaaaccgacaataaaggcaatcgacattaaaaggctttaataacactatttttaatgtcggtttccaaccgacattaaagcccgaatttcttctaatgacctgtagcttgaagctccaatggtacgtgaataactgattaaactctttagtcacgagatccaccatccgttaactatcgggcattcctctaaagaccgacaactacactcttctcactacagatatatttctgtgtccatattaaccaatcaatagtgcgataacccttcacaaatagcTTGTAactacaactaggccaatttaccgttttgtccctataattacatctaactccttaaataccactgattcttctaatgaacaataactcgtattcctactatgactaagtcctctcttctaaagagagggtgtggctactatattcaagacccttaagggagaaatttatctacttaccccgtttcggggaaggagtgaattccgtcttgtataaactgagttcccaacttctcaatcagacaaatccccaaaaaggcagacttgttgaattggcaatttgccactctcacccatactaatcaaaggaccacctcatatgcaggagttcccaaaacactcaagattgagtaaTGTCACATTTGGTCAttttagtaaaatgtaagtttcaattatcaacggcATAGAGAGAcaaatcatcttgtggtccgatcttatacaaactttttgtataggacaccccgctcacatgtctccacatgaatggtcaggatcagaccattatAGCAcgttacaacaattgtaattatctacaaagtgggccgtattcatagtatcaccaagataaagtatccattcttt
This DNA window, taken from Benincasa hispida cultivar B227 chromosome 6, ASM972705v1, whole genome shotgun sequence, encodes the following:
- the LOC120080337 gene encoding LOW QUALITY PROTEIN: histone H1-like (The sequence of the model RefSeq protein was modified relative to this genomic sequence to represent the inferred CDS: inserted 1 base in 1 codon), which codes for MSSATDPIVSSDTPAAQLRWLSQWRTIRSLKKLRPPKLPRHETIWYQEKQIFTDSSSFPSVIVSLKERTSSSQYAITKYIEEKHKQLSSNFTKLLLVHLKKLVVVDTLVKVNNSYRLPSARSIQAKNAATSVAAAKKPTSSKLKTAASIKKAVIAKSKAKTSAKPKPKAMVKLKIVKKSKIXAKPKVVVAAKPKAAEKVKKVAPKPKPAAKAAKVAKTLSRTSPGKRTAPATKEKKIAAKKPKTLKSSTRKVQARKVKK